The window CAAAAGAGGTGCAAAATTATTCTACAGCTCTGAAAAAGGGCTTCAAGCTCATCCAGCGGAACAATCTTTTAACCAACAATATCATTCTGGAAATTCAAAAAGAGCTGGAACGCAACCGGGCCGGTTTCCGAACCCAGGCCGGTACCGAGCTGGTGAACCCCGCCACCGGAAAAGTAGTTTATACACCTCCCCAGCAGCCCGATGAGATTGTCAGCCTCATGGGTAACCTGGAAACATTTATCAATGACCAGAATCTGAGTGACCTGGAACCGTTGGTTAAAATGGCTATGATCCATTACCAATTTGAGAGTATCCATCCCTTTTATGACGGGAATGGTCGCACAGGCAGAATCATTAACATTTTGTATCTGGTACTTCAGGAGCTTCTGGACTTGCCGGTCTTGTATCTCTCTCAATACATAATCGAGACAAAATCCGAGTATTACCGGCTCCTGCAGGCAGTTCGGGATGAGAACGCATGGAGCGAATGGGTGCTCTATATACTGGAAGGGGTGATTGTTACTTCCCGCAACACTATCCGCATTATCCAGAACATCACAGACCTAATGAGTGATTACAAGCACCGCATTCGCAAAAAATATAAATTCTACAGCCAGGACTTTCTGAATATTCTGTTCAACCATCCTTACACCAAGATCGATTTTCTGGTGCAGACCCTGGGCGTTACCCGCAAAACAGCCGCCAAGTATCTGGACGAACTCTCAGAAGGCGGTCTGTTAAAAAGAGAGAAAATTGGAGTGAATCACTACTACATCAATGAGCCCCTGTTTGAACTCTTTACCCGGAGGGAGGGTTGATATGGGTAAAAAACGCTATATTTTACCCATAAGACAAAAAATAGGGGTAAAAAACAGGGAAATGTACCCGGATGGGGGTGCGGACAGAAACTTGCCTTCGCGAGTACGCTCCGGCAACTTCGCATAGCCGCGGAACGTTATATGGCATTTTACCCTTGAAGATGTATACACAAGGGTATATACCTGAGGCAGGGGGATTTAATATGCAAACAGTGAAAGTATTTCGTAGTGGCAATAGTCAAGCGGTTAGAATTCCAAAGGAATTTGCTATAGACGATACAGAATTATTTATCCATAAAATTGGGAACTCTATCATTCTTACATCAAAAGATGATATCTGGGCTTCATTCAGAAATAGTATTGATAAATTTTCCAATGATATATTTCAAGAAGGAAGAGAGCAACCTGAAAATCAGGATAGAGAAAGCTTCTAATGTATTTGCTTGATACAAATATCTGTATTTATTTGATGAAGAAAAAATTTCCTAAGCTGCAATCCAGAGTTGAATCTGAATCGCTTTTTAATATTGCACTATCATCTGTTACAGTTGCAGAATTGGAATATGGAATTGCAAAAAGCAATTTTCCAAATAAAAACAGGGAGTTACTATATGGGTTTCTTTCTCCATTTGAAATAATTCCGTTTAGCGAATTAGATGCTGAAAATTTTGGATTTATTAGATACTATCTTAATAAGCAAGGAACTCCGATTGGACCATATGATCTACAAATAGCCTCTCAGTGCTTATCAAGAAACCTATGCATTATCGCAAACAATGTAAAAGAATTTGAAAGAGTACCAAAATTGCTTATTGAAAACTGGGTGCAAGAGCAAAACAACATATAATAAGGAATATATGCGGCGCCTTCGGCTTGGGCTTCCGCGCTCTGCCATGATAGTTGTCACCTAAACCTGATTGATATGGAGGTGACACATGCCACACTGGAAACGGCAACCCCGCCCTGGTTAGTTTAGTTTACCGTTTCCAACTCGCGAAACGTTAGGCGAAATACATGACCATGCAATACAATAAAGGAGATGGGACTAATGGCAAAAATATTTTATTTCTCTGGAACAGGGAATTCATACCTGGTTGCTAAAAAACTTGGAATGAAAATAGAAAATTGTGAATTAATTAAAATTACATATGAAATAAAGAGAGAAATCTATGAAGACGATATCATTGGCATTGTATTTCCTGTTTATTACTTCGGGCTTCCAAAGATTGTAGAAAATTTTTTGATTAACTTTGATTTCAAA is drawn from Alkalispirochaeta americana and contains these coding sequences:
- a CDS encoding Fic family protein, yielding MNKFILKPLPPEVDLETREILKKCIEAGRCLAELKGICKTIPNENILINTLALQEAKDSSAIENIITTHDELFKEELFSDYIGNAAAKEVQNYSTALKKGFKLIQRNNLLTNNIILEIQKELERNRAGFRTQAGTELVNPATGKVVYTPPQQPDEIVSLMGNLETFINDQNLSDLEPLVKMAMIHYQFESIHPFYDGNGRTGRIINILYLVLQELLDLPVLYLSQYIIETKSEYYRLLQAVRDENAWSEWVLYILEGVIVTSRNTIRIIQNITDLMSDYKHRIRKKYKFYSQDFLNILFNHPYTKIDFLVQTLGVTRKTAAKYLDELSEGGLLKREKIGVNHYYINEPLFELFTRREG
- the vapB gene encoding type II toxin-antitoxin system antitoxin VapB, encoding MQTVKVFRSGNSQAVRIPKEFAIDDTELFIHKIGNSIILTSKDDIWASFRNSIDKFSNDIFQEGREQPENQDRESF
- the vapC gene encoding type II toxin-antitoxin system tRNA(fMet)-specific endonuclease VapC, producing MYLLDTNICIYLMKKKFPKLQSRVESESLFNIALSSVTVAELEYGIAKSNFPNKNRELLYGFLSPFEIIPFSELDAENFGFIRYYLNKQGTPIGPYDLQIASQCLSRNLCIIANNVKEFERVPKLLIENWVQEQNNI
- a CDS encoding flavodoxin family protein; its protein translation is MAKIFYFSGTGNSYLVAKKLGMKIENCELIKITYEIKREIYEDDIIGIVFPVYYFGLPKIVENFLINFDFKSSGYGNGKLN